In the genome of Chloroflexota bacterium, the window CTTCTTGAGCTTTACCGCCAGGTCGAGCAGGCCGTTGATCTCAGCCGGCGTGCAGTCGGCCAGCGACAATAAGTGTCTCATACGAACTCCATTAGTAGCTAGCGACTAGCGACTAGTCACTAGCGGCTAGTTGCTAGTACGCGCCTTGGGCCAGCAGGACGCTCGGCACGGTGCGCAGGATGATGACGAGGTCGAGCGCCAGCGACCAGTTCTCGATGTAGTAGAGGTCGAGCATGACCATCTCGTCGAATGACAGTTGCGAGCGGCCGCTGACCTGCCAGAGGCCGGTGATGCCCGGCGCGACTTCGAGGCGGCGCTTGTGCCACTCCTCATACTGGGCCACCTCGCGCGGCAGCGGCGGGCGCGGCCCAACCCAGCTCATCTCCCCGCGCAGGACGTTGATGATCTGCGGGAACTCGTCGAGCGAGGTGCGGCGGATGAAGCTGCCGACACGCGTGCGGCGCGGGTCGTTCTTGATCTTGAACAGTTGCCCGGTCGCCTCGTTCTGCTCCATCAGCTTGTCGAGCTCGTCGTCGGCGCCCAGGCGCATCGAGCGGAACTTGAAGCAGGTGAAGATACGCCCAGCGCGCCCGACGCGCGGCTGCGCGAACAGCACCGGGCCGGTCGAATCCAGCTTGATGGCCAGCGCGATCGCGGCGAAGATCGGTGACAGGATAGCCAGCACGACCAGCGAGAGCAGGATGTCGATGGCGCGCTTGAGCGCGTAGTTCCAGCCGCTGATGGTCGGCTCGCGCACGCCGATCAGCGGGATGCCGTTGATATCGTCCACGGCGACGCGGTTCAGCGTCAACTCGTACAGGTCGGGCACGACCTTGACGCGGATATGCCGCCGCTCGGCCTCATCCAGCACGTTCAGGATGCGCTGGTGGTCGGTGGCCGGCAGCGCTACGATGACCTCGTCCGGGCCTTCGGCATCGAGGACGGCCGGCAGGGAGTCAATCACGCCGAGCGCCGGGAAGCGGCCGATGGTCGCCGGGCCGGCCGGGTCGTCGTCGAGGAAGCCGACGATCCGGTAGCCGAGCTCGGGCCGCGCCACAATCGCGCGCATCAGCGCGCGGCTGCGCTCGCCTGCCCCGACGATGATGAGCCGGTCGACGCCGAGGCCGCGCCGCCGCAGGCGGGCCAGCAGCATGCCCAGCACCAGGCGCGCCAGCGAGAGGACGATGACGATGAAGACGCCCATCAGCCCGAACATCAGGCGCGAATAGAATGCGGGGCGGTAGAAGAAGAAGATGAACGAGAGCGCGACGACGCCGACGAGCGTGCCGCGCACGATCGTCGCGACACGGTCGAGCCAGGAGAGGCCGCGCTGCGGCGTGTAAAGCCCCTCGGCGCGGTAGATGATCACGAGCAGCAGCGTCAGAAAGGCGGCGCTCGGCGCGTACTCGCTGAAAGCGACGTAGTTCGCCTCGTCGACCGGCGCGATCCACTCGCCGATGTAGCGCACCCAGTACGCCGCCAGAATCGCGATGGCGATCAGCGCGGCGTCGCTGGCCATCAGTGACAGGGCGCGGTAGCGGCGGTACTTCGCAAGCAGGTTCATCGTTGGTCCGCCGCGGGGGCCGTCCCCGCGAGCGCTTCATCGTAGATACGCGCGGTTTCCAGCGCAGCCGTGCGCCAGTCGAAACGCGACGCCTGCCGCAGGCCGCGCTCGCGCATACCGGCGCGCAGCCCGCTGTCGTGCAGAGCCGACGCCATAGCGTCGCTCAGGGCCGCGCTGTCGTCCGGCGCGATGGTCAGCGCGGCGTCGCCAGCCACTTCCGGCAGCGACGAGACGCTGGACGTGATCGCCGGGGTGCCGCACGCCATCGCCTCCAGCACCGGCAGGCCGAAGCCCTCGTAGAGTGATGGATACACGAACACGTCAGCCGCATTATACCAGAGCGGCAGCTCGTCCTGCGGCACAAAGCCGGCGAAGATGACGTCGTCGCGCACGCCACTCTGCTCCGCGGCGGCGAAGACGTCGTCGTAGCCCCAGCCTTTGGCGCCGGCGATGACGAGTTTGGGCGCGTCGCCCGCGCCGTTGCGGCGCCGCATCTGCGCGTACGCGCGCACCAGCGCCGGCACGTTCTTGCGCGGCTCCAGCGTGCCGAGATACAGAATGAAGTGCGCCGGCAGACCGTTGCGCGTGCGGAATTCCTCGACGGCAGCGCGCGCCGCCGGGCGGAACGCCGCATCGGCGGCGCAGTAGACAACCCGCACGCGCTCGGCCGGCACCCCGCAGTAGTGCACGACGTCGTTGCGTGTGCTCTGCGAGATGACAATGATGCGCGCGGCATGGCGCGCCGACCAGCGCGTCATCAGCCGCAGGTAGGCGCGCTGGAACGCCGGGAAGCGTTCCGGCATGCGCATGAAGCTCATGTCGTAGATCGTCAGCACGACCGGGCAGTGCGACACCAGCGGCCGGGCGAAGGCCATGGCGTGCAGGAGGTCGAGGCGGTCGCGGTAGGTGGCGGCCGCCAGCGCGAACTGCTCCCAGACGATGCGCGGCAGCGGTTTCTGCGCCGGGAAGCGCGTGCGGCGCAACTGCATCGCCGGATCCGGCGACTGCATCTGCCGATCATTCAGGTAGACGCGGAAACGGTGGCGCGGCGCGACCGCCGGCAGATTCACCAGCGTCTGGTGGATATAGCGGTGGATGCCTGCGCCCCGGTAGGAGGCCGACAGATTGAGCAACTGCGCGTTGAGTCCGATGACGGCCATCAAACTACATTATACCCGAACCGGCCTTTGACCGGCACACGGTTCAGGCGGGGGCGTTTCACTTCCGGGGCGGCTCTTGGGCAGACAAGTCGTCATGCCCGCGAAAGCGGGCATCCAGAAGTGTTGCCCCTGGACTCTCGCTTTCGCGGGAGTGACGGTGGCGGTGCCGGTGTGTTGGAATAGCTGGTCTGCCCCAAAACTGAAATACACCTCAGACGGGCGCTGAGCGGCACAAAACGCCGTCGAAGCGCCAGTCAAATCGCCCTTCGACAAGCTCAGGGCGCGGATACGCGCTACCCCCCGCGGCCGGGGCCCTGGCGCATGACCAACCCGTTGCCGTCGGGGTCGTTGAAGGTAAAATACGCGCCCCACGGCGCGTTGTCGAGCGCGTTGACCTTCACCCCGCGCGCAGCCAGTTCGGCGTGCGCGGCAGCCACGTCGTCGACCTCGAACAGCAGGCCCTGGCAGGAGCCGGGCGCCATCTGCGGGAACCAGGTCACCAGCGTGATCGCGGTCTCGGCGCCTTTCGGCGCGAGCATGATCCAGCGCGCGCCGTGGTTGAACGGGCCGTCCATGACTACGTTGAAGCCGAGCACGTCGACGTAGAACGCCTTGGCGACGTCCTGGTCCTTGACTGGCACCGAAACGAGCCCGATATGCTTTATCTGCATGAATCCTCCCTTGAAATATCTTCAGCTGTCATCCTGAGAACGGCCAGACCGCGCGCGGTGTGCGATGCGGCATGACGTTTGGTGTAGGGGCCGGGCTTGCCCCGGCCCGCCATCGGGCACCCGCAAGGGGTGCCCCCTACAAGCGATACTGCGAACGTCATGAGCAGCGCGCAGGCAAGACGCTGTGCTTATTGTGCGTTACGCGCGCGAAGATCTCGAATCCGCACGTATCATGGCGATCCGTGTTGCGAGTACGTTTATCGCAGCAGCCTGTGGGTGCCGCCTAACGCCGCTCGTTGCCATCCCGCATTGTCCGATACACGTCCACCGTCTGCCGCGCGATGCGTTGCATCGTGAAGCGTTCCATCACCCGCGCCCGGCCGCGCGCGCGCAGGTCGGCGTGCAGCGCGCTGTTGCCCATCAGCCGCGCCAGGTGCGCGCGTAGCGCGCTGATATCGTCCTGCGGGAACGTCAATCCGGCGTCGCCGATCACGTTGGGAATCTCCCCGCAGTTGGAGCCGACGACCGGCACGCCGCAGGCCATCGCTTCGACCAGCACGCGCCCGAACTGCTCGGACCAGTTCGGCATACGCCGCGACGGCAGAACGAGCGCATCCATCTGCGTGTAGTGCGCGGCGGTCTGCGTGGATGGCACCCGGCCGAGGAACTCAACCCGCGCGGCCATGCCGAGCGACTGCGCGAGCGCCAGCAGCGACGGGCGTTCCGGCCCGTCGCCGAGCAGGCGTACCTGCCAGTTACCGTCCAGCCCGGCCGCGGCGTGAAACAACGCGTCCACGCCTTTCTCTGGCACCAGTCGCCCCGCGTAACCGATCACGAACGGACCGCCGGGCGACTTCGGCGTAGCGGCGGGCTGGAATAGTGTCGTATCGACGCCGAATTGGGGGATGACGTGCGCCGCGCCGGTGTAGCCCTTGGCGCGCAGCACGCCGACGGCGTCGGCGTTCCCGGCGATAGCGGTCGGGCACTGCGCGAACACGCTGCTCTGCATCCAGCTAAACGGTGGCGGGTAACTGCGCTGCAGGTTCTGCCAGGTGAAGAAAAGCGGCCGCGCACCTGCGGCGCGCGCTGCACGCACGGCGTGAAACGTGACGAAATCCCACGGCTCTTCGTCGATGTGTACGATGTCCGGCT includes:
- a CDS encoding sugar transferase encodes the protein MNLLAKYRRYRALSLMASDAALIAIAILAAYWVRYIGEWIAPVDEANYVAFSEYAPSAAFLTLLLVIIYRAEGLYTPQRGLSWLDRVATIVRGTLVGVVALSFIFFFYRPAFYSRLMFGLMGVFIVIVLSLARLVLGMLLARLRRRGLGVDRLIIVGAGERSRALMRAIVARPELGYRIVGFLDDDPAGPATIGRFPALGVIDSLPAVLDAEGPDEVIVALPATDHQRILNVLDEAERRHIRVKVVPDLYELTLNRVAVDDINGIPLIGVREPTISGWNYALKRAIDILLSLVVLAILSPIFAAIALAIKLDSTGPVLFAQPRVGRAGRIFTCFKFRSMRLGADDELDKLMEQNEATGQLFKIKNDPRRTRVGSFIRRTSLDEFPQIINVLRGEMSWVGPRPPLPREVAQYEEWHKRRLEVAPGITGLWQVSGRSQLSFDEMVMLDLYYIENWSLALDLVIILRTVPSVLLAQGAY
- a CDS encoding glycosyltransferase family 4 protein, which translates into the protein MAVIGLNAQLLNLSASYRGAGIHRYIHQTLVNLPAVAPRHRFRVYLNDRQMQSPDPAMQLRRTRFPAQKPLPRIVWEQFALAAATYRDRLDLLHAMAFARPLVSHCPVVLTIYDMSFMRMPERFPAFQRAYLRLMTRWSARHAARIIVISQSTRNDVVHYCGVPAERVRVVYCAADAAFRPAARAAVEEFRTRNGLPAHFILYLGTLEPRKNVPALVRAYAQMRRRNGAGDAPKLVIAGAKGWGYDDVFAAAEQSGVRDDVIFAGFVPQDELPLWYNAADVFVYPSLYEGFGLPVLEAMACGTPAITSSVSSLPEVAGDAALTIAPDDSAALSDAMASALHDSGLRAGMRERGLRQASRFDWRTAALETARIYDEALAGTAPAADQR
- a CDS encoding VOC family protein: MQIKHIGLVSVPVKDQDVAKAFYVDVLGFNVVMDGPFNHGARWIMLAPKGAETAITLVTWFPQMAPGSCQGLLFEVDDVAAAHAELAARGVKVNALDNAPWGAYFTFNDPDGNGLVMRQGPGRGG
- a CDS encoding glycosyltransferase family 4 protein; the protein is MNVVMLSKACVVGAYQRKLEEIAALGVNLTVVVPPYWQTGKSRQMLERKYERGYRLVVSPMRFNGHFHIHYYPAFARIVAEAKPDIVHIDEEPWDFVTFHAVRAARAAGARPLFFTWQNLQRSYPPPFSWMQSSVFAQCPTAIAGNADAVGVLRAKGYTGAAHVIPQFGVDTTLFQPAATPKSPGGPFVIGYAGRLVPEKGVDALFHAAAGLDGNWQVRLLGDGPERPSLLALAQSLGMAARVEFLGRVPSTQTAAHYTQMDALVLPSRRMPNWSEQFGRVLVEAMACGVPVVGSNCGEIPNVIGDAGLTFPQDDISALRAHLARLMGNSALHADLRARGRARVMERFTMQRIARQTVDVYRTMRDGNERR